The sequence below is a genomic window from Patescibacteria group bacterium.
AAAAACCATCTAAAAAATCAATATGATTGGAAGCAATTATATAAGGTCCCTTTTGAGGAATATTTTCTATACCATTAATAGAGTTAAATTTATTCCTAAAAATTGGTAAAAGCATTTTTCTAATTATCACATAAATCATACATTAATAAGGATAGCTTTTTCGGCAAAGTTTGCCAATAGCAAGCATTATTTTTTTAGTTAAATTATTAAGAGTATTTTTATCAATTTTTTTATCATAATACTTTGAAAAGTAGATTGCTTGGCCGATATGTATCTCTAGTTTTCTGCCGGGAAAAAGAAAATTTTTAATTAATTGAAAAACTTTTTTACCTTTGGGCATAATCAGACCAATAGGAATAACGGGTACCTTAGTTTTTAAAGCTAGTCTAACAGCCCCAGTTTTACCTTTTAAAAGTTTGTTAGGATTATAATTGCGTTTGGCTTCGGGAAAAATAACTAAAATTTTATTGTTACGCAAACACTTGATACAAGTATTAATTATCTTTTTTTTATTATTTTTATCTATATAAAGCATCCCCAGATATTTATGACCAAACTGGCCGTAAGTTTTTTTCAATTCTTGTTTACTGATAGAATAGATAAATCTTTTTGTATAGGAAACAATAACAGCATGCATAAAAATAGCGTCAAGAAAACTT
It includes:
- a CDS encoding lysophospholipid acyltransferase family protein, producing the protein MSQKIPWFIKIAVYLIKGKIKTVTGLKNLPSGGAFIIVSNHQSFLDAIFMHAVIVSYTKRFIYSISKQELKKTYGQFGHKYLGMLYIDKNNKKKIINTCIKCLRNNKILVIFPEAKRNYNPNKLLKGKTGAVRLALKTKVPVIPIGLIMPKGKKVFQLIKNFLFPGRKLEIHIGQAIYFSKYYDKKIDKNTLNNLTKKIMLAIGKLCRKSYPY